The following proteins come from a genomic window of Natrinema saccharevitans:
- the ppsA gene encoding phosphoenolpyruvate synthase, which produces MAVLWLDEISAGDLEKVGGKGASLGELTGAGLPVPPGFVVTAGTYRSFIEEAEIDEELFAAVDVDVDDSSALAEAADRAQELILETPFPDELREEILASYAEVGDGEAFVAVRSSATAEDLPDASFAGQQETFLNVTEEALLDRVRECWASLFTQRAIYYRQEQGFDHSAVNIAVVVQQMVDAEKSGVMFTSHPSTGDPTMIIEAAWGLGEAVVSGAVSPDNYVVDREDRDVDVTVAEKKVKHEKDEATGETVEREVPQDKRNERVLSDDEIDALMDLGERVEDHYGEPQDVEWAIVGGDVYMLQSRPITTIDESGSDAADATGSVDAAAGLTDGSGSVGSAEAAGGDSGTSPDDSGEVLVDGLGSSPGTVSGPAKIVTKLDDLAKVGEGDIIVTEMTMPDMVPAMKRASGIITDEGGMTSHAAIVSRELGVPAIVGTTNATTVLEDGQVVTLDGDKGSVLEGSTVEPDEETEPVEEVRPQSPVKPMTATEVKVNVSIPEAAERAAATGADGVGLLRTEHMILSLNQTPEKFIAENGTDAYTKELVDGIRGVADEFYPRPVRVRTLDAPTDEFRQLEGGADEPDEHNPMLGYRGIRRSLDRPDVFAHELEAFRRLYEMGYDNVEIMLPLVNDAEDVYRAKACMKEAGIDPEKRKWGAMIETPAAALSVEELAEAGIDFASFGTNDLTQYTLAVDRNNENVADRFDELHPAVLRLIGDVIETCREHGVDTSICGQAGSKPEMVKFLANEGITSISANIDAVRDVQHEVKRVEQKLLLDSVR; this is translated from the coding sequence ATGGCTGTACTCTGGCTGGACGAGATCAGTGCCGGCGACCTCGAGAAGGTCGGCGGTAAAGGTGCTTCCCTGGGCGAGCTGACGGGTGCGGGGCTGCCCGTTCCGCCGGGATTCGTCGTAACTGCCGGGACCTATCGATCGTTCATCGAAGAGGCCGAAATCGACGAGGAACTGTTCGCAGCCGTCGACGTCGACGTCGACGACTCCAGTGCGCTGGCCGAGGCCGCCGACCGCGCACAGGAACTCATTCTCGAGACCCCCTTCCCCGACGAGCTTCGCGAGGAGATCCTCGCGAGCTACGCGGAGGTCGGCGACGGCGAGGCCTTCGTCGCCGTCCGGTCTTCGGCGACGGCCGAAGACCTGCCCGACGCCTCCTTCGCCGGCCAGCAGGAGACGTTCCTCAACGTTACCGAGGAGGCCCTGCTCGATCGGGTCCGGGAGTGTTGGGCCTCGCTCTTTACCCAGCGAGCGATCTACTACCGCCAGGAGCAGGGCTTCGACCACTCGGCGGTCAACATCGCCGTCGTCGTCCAGCAGATGGTCGACGCCGAGAAGTCCGGCGTGATGTTCACGAGCCACCCCTCGACTGGCGACCCGACGATGATCATCGAGGCCGCGTGGGGGCTCGGCGAGGCCGTCGTCTCCGGCGCCGTCTCGCCGGACAACTACGTCGTCGACCGCGAGGACCGCGACGTCGACGTCACCGTCGCCGAAAAGAAGGTCAAACACGAGAAAGACGAGGCGACCGGCGAGACCGTCGAGCGCGAGGTGCCCCAGGACAAACGCAACGAGCGAGTGCTTTCCGACGACGAGATCGACGCGCTGATGGACTTAGGCGAGCGCGTCGAGGACCACTACGGCGAGCCCCAGGACGTCGAGTGGGCCATCGTCGGCGGCGACGTCTACATGCTTCAGTCCCGGCCGATCACGACCATCGACGAGAGCGGCAGCGACGCCGCCGACGCGACCGGCAGCGTCGACGCCGCGGCCGGACTGACCGACGGCAGCGGGAGCGTCGGGAGCGCGGAGGCTGCAGGCGGCGACTCGGGCACGAGTCCCGACGACTCGGGCGAGGTGCTGGTCGACGGGCTCGGCTCGAGTCCGGGCACGGTCAGCGGACCCGCGAAGATCGTCACCAAGCTCGACGACCTGGCGAAGGTCGGCGAGGGCGATATCATCGTCACCGAGATGACGATGCCCGACATGGTACCCGCGATGAAGCGGGCCTCGGGGATCATCACCGACGAGGGCGGCATGACCAGCCACGCCGCCATCGTTTCGCGCGAACTGGGCGTGCCCGCCATCGTCGGCACGACCAACGCCACGACCGTCCTCGAGGACGGCCAGGTCGTCACCCTCGACGGCGACAAGGGCTCGGTCCTCGAGGGCTCGACGGTCGAACCCGACGAGGAGACCGAACCGGTCGAGGAGGTCCGCCCGCAGTCGCCGGTCAAGCCGATGACCGCGACCGAGGTGAAGGTCAACGTCTCGATCCCGGAAGCGGCCGAACGCGCGGCCGCGACGGGTGCCGACGGCGTCGGCCTCCTCCGGACGGAACACATGATCCTCTCGCTGAACCAGACCCCCGAGAAGTTCATCGCGGAAAACGGCACGGACGCCTACACGAAGGAACTCGTCGACGGGATCCGCGGCGTCGCAGACGAGTTCTACCCTCGTCCCGTCCGCGTGCGAACGCTGGACGCCCCCACCGACGAGTTCCGCCAGCTCGAGGGCGGGGCCGACGAGCCCGACGAACACAACCCGATGCTTGGGTATCGAGGCATCCGGCGCTCGCTCGATCGACCCGACGTCTTCGCCCACGAACTCGAGGCGTTCCGGCGGCTCTACGAGATGGGCTACGACAACGTCGAGATCATGCTGCCGCTGGTCAACGACGCCGAAGACGTCTATCGGGCCAAAGCGTGCATGAAAGAGGCCGGCATCGACCCCGAGAAGCGCAAGTGGGGGGCGATGATCGAGACGCCGGCGGCCGCGCTGTCGGTCGAGGAACTGGCCGAGGCCGGCATCGACTTCGCCTCCTTCGGGACGAACGACCTCACTCAGTACACGCTGGCGGTCGACCGCAACAACGAGAACGTCGCCGACCGATTCGACGAACTCCACCCTGCAGTGTTGCGCCTGATCGGCGACGTCATCGAGACCTGCCGCGAACACGGCGTCGACACGAGCATCTGCGGGCAGGCCGGCTCCAAGCCCGAGATGGTCAAGTTCCTCGCCAACGAGGGAATCACGTCGATCTCCGCGAACATCGACGCCGTCCGCGACGTCCAACACGAGGTCAAACGCGTCGAACAGAAACTCCTGCTCGATTCGGTCCGCTAA
- a CDS encoding ArsR/SmtB family transcription factor: MDSAALLDLLGNENRRRILRLLARKPCYVTEISEYIGVSPKAVIEHLRKLEEAGLVESRVDDQRRKYFHIARNVRLEVNVSPYGFASKSAYPANSSFDIATCRHLSTDVSWDETDDLDDLLATLEDLEQLENELSLAQRWVQGQLYEVLDRVSETVGAGPESRIYADLLASIRTEPKSVGELSDAIDAPREVVAELLEVMADNGVVRRTERGWELTTNG; this comes from the coding sequence ATGGATTCCGCCGCGTTGTTGGACTTACTCGGGAACGAAAACCGGAGACGGATCCTTCGGTTGCTCGCCCGCAAACCGTGTTACGTGACCGAGATTTCGGAGTACATCGGCGTGAGTCCCAAGGCGGTCATCGAACACCTGCGGAAACTCGAGGAGGCGGGGTTAGTCGAGAGCCGGGTCGACGACCAGCGGCGAAAGTACTTTCACATCGCTCGGAACGTTCGGCTGGAGGTGAACGTCTCCCCGTACGGCTTCGCCAGCAAGAGCGCGTATCCGGCCAACAGTAGCTTCGATATCGCTACCTGTCGGCACCTCTCGACGGACGTCTCCTGGGACGAAACGGACGACCTCGACGACCTGCTCGCGACGCTGGAGGACCTCGAACAACTGGAGAACGAACTCTCGTTGGCCCAGCGCTGGGTGCAGGGCCAGCTCTACGAGGTTCTCGATCGCGTCTCGGAAACCGTCGGCGCCGGTCCGGAAAGCCGGATCTACGCCGACCTGCTCGCGAGCATCCGGACCGAACCCAAGTCGGTCGGCGAACTCAGCGACGCCATCGACGCTCCGCGGGAGGTCGTCGCCGAACTCCTCGAGGTGATGGCCGACAACGGCGTGGTCCGGCGGACCGAACGCGGCTGGGAGCTGACGACCAACGGTTAG
- a CDS encoding DUF5802 family protein — protein MFEVFSQSYYLGRLYVTPTDGDHALMHSDQHERLNEEVYASGEGLEPLDTPLVMKLESRHFAVHGGENVPTNTLALPESMLEGIDVRNPPSLREVFLARRDRARQLLAFAGGWHPDHVGGNLSNAGT, from the coding sequence ATGTTCGAGGTGTTTTCGCAGAGCTACTATCTCGGACGACTCTACGTGACTCCCACCGACGGGGATCACGCACTCATGCACAGCGACCAACACGAGCGGCTCAACGAGGAAGTGTACGCCAGCGGCGAGGGTCTCGAGCCGCTCGATACCCCGCTCGTGATGAAACTCGAGTCGCGACACTTCGCGGTTCACGGGGGAGAGAACGTCCCGACGAACACGCTCGCGCTCCCCGAGTCGATGCTCGAGGGAATCGACGTACGGAACCCGCCGTCGCTCCGGGAGGTGTTTCTCGCCCGGCGCGACCGCGCCCGCCAGTTGCTCGCGTTCGCCGGCGGGTGGCACCCCGACCACGTCGGTGGGAACCTGTCCAACGCCGGAACCTAG
- a CDS encoding Vms1/Ankzf1 family peptidyl-tRNA hydrolase, translating into MIDELLGRASLKERIEDLEDENERLRKRYEAESDRRAEAATARQEAEQRVNRLEDRIAQLEGELEQVDDADDGVTVRRRRQVRGRRLEAVLDRLDSFRTGPEGALTAAIDETGLPESIRSDLEGALGDRIALLEDAAPCLCCVDDAGLLAVALSPPVEPTREPTWDDGFVLDRENFLPTGRHALALVRTDLFALGVYDGDERVDYRGFESDVKGSHSKGGFSQARFERIRDEQIDDHLERCREAISTARDGVDRLFVVGQRGVVDTLVEEAGLEPTGTAAVDATGDPESALTDAYRSFWTTELRVL; encoded by the coding sequence ATGATCGACGAGTTGCTCGGCCGCGCGTCGCTCAAGGAGCGCATCGAGGACCTCGAGGACGAAAACGAGCGGTTACGCAAGCGCTACGAGGCCGAGTCCGACCGCCGGGCCGAGGCGGCCACGGCGAGACAGGAGGCCGAACAGCGGGTCAACCGCCTCGAGGATCGGATCGCCCAGCTCGAAGGGGAACTCGAGCAGGTCGACGACGCCGACGACGGCGTCACCGTCCGCCGCCGCAGGCAGGTACGGGGGCGGCGTCTCGAGGCGGTCCTCGACCGACTGGACTCGTTCCGGACGGGGCCGGAGGGCGCACTGACCGCCGCGATCGACGAGACGGGGCTGCCCGAATCGATCCGGTCAGATCTCGAGGGGGCGCTCGGCGACCGGATCGCGCTGCTCGAGGACGCCGCGCCGTGTCTGTGCTGTGTCGACGACGCCGGTCTGCTCGCGGTGGCCCTGTCGCCGCCGGTCGAGCCGACTCGCGAGCCGACGTGGGACGACGGGTTCGTCCTCGACCGCGAGAACTTCCTTCCGACCGGCCGCCACGCCCTCGCGCTGGTCCGGACGGATCTGTTCGCACTCGGTGTCTACGACGGCGACGAACGGGTCGACTACCGCGGGTTCGAAAGCGACGTCAAGGGCAGTCACTCGAAGGGCGGGTTCTCACAGGCCCGGTTCGAACGGATCCGCGACGAACAGATCGACGACCACCTCGAGCGCTGTCGGGAGGCCATCTCGACGGCCCGCGACGGAGTCGACCGGCTGTTCGTCGTCGGCCAGCGCGGCGTCGTCGACACGCTCGTCGAAGAGGCCGGCCTCGAGCCGACGGGAACCGCCGCGGTCGACGCGACCGGTGATCCGGAATCCGCGCTCACGGACGCCTATCGGTCGTTCTGGACGACGGAGCTGCGAGTCCTCTAG
- a CDS encoding DUF1611 domain-containing protein: MRVAILAHEQFPDRAKTALGVLRYADHDVVAVLDRDRAGRRVSDFVPDVQDAPIVAGMDDLEPGTADALLIGIAPIGGGLEESWRDDIRTALEHGCDVISGLHYFLADDEEFARLAAEHDCELRDVRNPPEGLTVADGVADEVDAEVILTVGTDCSVGKMTTTMELARDARAAGHDAAVVPTGQTGIMIEGWGTPIDRVVSDFTAGAVEEMILEIGDDHDYLFVEGQGSIVHPAYSPVTLGILHGSMADKLVLCHEAGREAIHGYESFALPSIPTYVDLYESVAAPVAEGRVVAGALNTSGLADDAAASDAVAAYADTLGAPADDVIRFGTDDVLEALL; encoded by the coding sequence ATGCGCGTCGCAATTCTTGCCCACGAGCAGTTTCCCGACCGAGCCAAGACCGCCCTCGGGGTTCTCCGCTACGCCGACCACGACGTCGTCGCCGTCCTCGACCGCGACCGCGCCGGCCGACGGGTTTCGGACTTCGTCCCGGACGTCCAGGACGCGCCGATCGTCGCGGGCATGGACGACCTCGAGCCCGGGACCGCCGACGCCCTGCTGATCGGGATCGCACCGATCGGCGGCGGCTTGGAAGAGAGTTGGCGTGACGATATCCGGACCGCGCTCGAGCACGGCTGTGACGTGATCTCCGGGCTGCACTACTTTTTGGCCGACGACGAGGAGTTCGCCCGACTGGCGGCGGAACACGACTGCGAGTTGCGGGACGTCCGGAACCCGCCCGAGGGCCTCACAGTGGCCGACGGCGTCGCCGACGAGGTCGACGCCGAAGTGATCCTCACCGTCGGCACGGACTGCTCGGTCGGCAAGATGACGACGACGATGGAGCTGGCCCGGGACGCCCGCGCGGCCGGCCACGACGCCGCCGTCGTCCCGACCGGCCAGACCGGCATCATGATCGAGGGCTGGGGCACCCCGATCGACCGCGTCGTCAGCGACTTCACCGCCGGCGCGGTCGAGGAGATGATCCTCGAGATCGGCGACGACCACGACTACCTCTTCGTCGAGGGACAGGGCAGCATCGTCCACCCGGCGTACTCGCCGGTCACGCTGGGCATCCTCCACGGCTCGATGGCCGACAAGCTCGTCCTCTGTCACGAGGCCGGCCGGGAGGCGATTCACGGCTACGAGTCGTTCGCGCTGCCGTCGATCCCGACCTACGTCGACCTCTACGAGAGCGTCGCCGCGCCGGTCGCGGAGGGGCGGGTCGTCGCCGGCGCGCTCAACACGTCGGGGCTCGCGGACGACGCGGCCGCCAGCGACGCGGTCGCCGCGTACGCCGACACCCTCGGCGCGCCGGCCGACGACGTCATCCGGTTCGGAACCGACGACGTCCTCGAGGCGCTGCTATGA
- a CDS encoding dipeptide epimerase: MSLETSFERRSLPLEYPFGIARGTTTETEVVYVRIEDDEGTTGLGAAAPATHYGETAATVAAVLPDLLAVVESVGDPHQLERIERRMRETVRKNPAARAAVSIALHDLVAKRLEVPLYRYWGLDPTETLSTSYTIGLDDTETMRAKTETALERGFETLKVKLGTDRDLEIVRTIRSVAPDVRLFVDANEAWTPREAVRKIDRLAEFDPAFVEQPVAAEDPEGLRFVSERSALPIAADESCRTLADIPRIADRCDIANLKLMKCGGLREARRLISAARAHGLEVMCGCMTESNASIAAACHLAPLLDYADLDGSLLLADDPVDGVPLTDGRIDLAALERSGTGAGFGPS; encoded by the coding sequence ATGAGCCTCGAGACCTCGTTCGAGCGGCGGTCGCTGCCGCTCGAGTACCCGTTCGGAATCGCCCGCGGCACGACGACCGAGACCGAGGTCGTCTACGTCCGGATCGAAGACGACGAGGGGACGACCGGCCTCGGAGCCGCCGCCCCGGCGACACACTACGGCGAGACCGCGGCCACCGTCGCGGCCGTCCTGCCCGACCTGCTCGCGGTCGTCGAGTCGGTCGGCGATCCCCACCAACTCGAGCGGATCGAACGCCGCATGCGCGAGACGGTCCGAAAGAACCCGGCCGCCCGCGCCGCGGTGAGCATCGCGCTCCACGACCTCGTCGCGAAGCGGCTCGAGGTGCCCCTCTATCGCTACTGGGGGCTCGACCCGACCGAGACGCTCTCGACCTCGTATACGATCGGCCTCGACGATACGGAGACGATGCGAGCAAAGACCGAAACGGCCCTCGAGCGCGGGTTCGAGACTCTGAAAGTCAAACTCGGCACCGATCGCGACCTCGAGATCGTCCGGACGATCCGGTCGGTCGCGCCCGACGTGCGGCTGTTCGTCGACGCGAACGAGGCCTGGACCCCCCGCGAGGCGGTCCGAAAGATCGACCGGCTCGCCGAGTTCGATCCCGCGTTCGTCGAGCAGCCGGTCGCCGCGGAGGATCCCGAGGGGCTTCGGTTCGTCTCCGAGCGATCGGCGCTGCCGATCGCCGCCGACGAGTCCTGCCGGACGCTCGCGGATATCCCCCGTATCGCGGACCGCTGTGACATCGCGAACCTGAAACTGATGAAATGCGGCGGGCTCCGGGAGGCAAGACGGCTGATCAGCGCCGCCCGCGCCCACGGCCTCGAGGTCATGTGCGGCTGTATGACCGAGTCGAACGCCTCGATCGCCGCGGCCTGTCACCTCGCGCCGCTGCTCGACTACGCCGACCTCGACGGCTCGCTGTTGCTCGCCGACGACCCCGTCGACGGCGTCCCCCTCACGGACGGCCGGATCGACCTCGCCGCCCTCGAGCGATCGGGAACGGGTGCCGGCTTCGGCCCGTCGTGA